In Rutidosis leptorrhynchoides isolate AG116_Rl617_1_P2 chromosome 2, CSIRO_AGI_Rlap_v1, whole genome shotgun sequence, one genomic interval encodes:
- the LOC139892011 gene encoding E3 ubiquitin-protein ligase RGLG2, producing MGGKSSREQRSNYRQSPSFQSSSSFSGSQYGSNSQQSYSYPPQEIQNFPVQDAYPAYPQHYPAATPAPGPGPGPLPGSGQTNRPQKKLDRRYSRIADNYSSLEQVTEALARAGLESSNLIVGIDFTKSNEWTGSRSFNRKSLHHIGDGFNPYEQAITIIGKTLAAFDEDNLIPCYGFGDASTHDQDVFSFYPDERFCNGFEEVLSRYREIVPQLRLAGPTSFAPVIEQAMTIVEQSAGQYHVLLIIADGQVTRSVDTEPGNLSPQEQRTVNAIVQASKLPLSIVLVGVGDGPWDMMREFDDNIPARDFDNFQFVNFTEIMSKNVPPIRKETEFALSALMEIPTQYKATIELNILGSVKGISPNRVALPPPIRDAPSFSYSKPSHSSSFQKGSQSSNGQYSPARTTPFYEHTTSQNTSPPVPTSTYDNQVCPICLTNPKDMAFGCGHQTCCECGETLQLCPICRKSIETRIKLY from the exons ATGGGGGGAAAGAGTTCAAGAGAGCAGAGATCTAATTACAGGCAGTCACCGTCGTTTCAGTCATCATCAAGCTTTAGTGGAAGTCAATACGGCAGTAATTCGCAGCAATCGTATTCGTATCCCCCACAAGAAATTCAGAATTTTCCTGTTCAAGATGCGTATCCTGCGTATCCGCAACACTATCCTGCTGCCACCCCTGCCCCAGGCCCGGGTCCCGGTCCGTTGCCAGGTTCGGGTCAAACGAATCGACCGCAGAAGAAGCTTGACAGGAGGTATTCCAGGATCGCGGATAATTACAGTTCATTGGAACAG GTGACTGAAGCTCTTGCTCGAGCAGGGCTTGAGTCTTCTAACCTTATTGTTGGTATTGACTTCACTAAAAGTAATGAATGGACTG GTTCAAGGTCTTTTAACAGAAAAAGCCTACATCATATTGGAGATGGTTTCAATCCGTATGAGCAAGCAATAACAATCATTGGTAAAACTTTAGCTGCATTTGATGAAGATAACCTGATTCCTTGTTATGGTTTTGGAGATG CATCAACACACGATCAAGATGTTTTCAGCTTTTATCCCGACGAGCGTTTTTGTAATGGATTTGAAGAGGTTTTGAGTAGATACAGGGAAATTGTCCCTCAACTAAGGCTTGCAG GACCAACATCATTTGCCCCTGTGATTGAACAGGCTATGACCATCGTCGAACAGAGTGCGGGCCAGTATCACGTGTTATTAATTATTGCAGATGGGCAG GTAACAAGAAGTGTTGATACGGAGCCTGGTAATTTGAGCCCACAAGAACAGAGGACTGTAAATGCCATAGTTCAAGCTAG CAAGCTTCCACTTTCTATCGTATTAGTTGGAGTTGGAGATGGGCCATGGGACATGATGAGAGAATTCGATGATAACATCCCTGCTCGTGACTTCGATAATTTCCAG TTTGTTAATTTTACAGAAATAATGTCCAAGAATGTGCCCCCAATCCGAAAAGAGACGGAATTTGCTCTTTCAGCTTTGATGGAAATTCCTACTCAATATAAAGCTACAATTGAACTCAATATACTTGG TAGCGTGAAAGGAATATCTCCCAACAGGGTTGCGCTTCCTCCTCCGATTCGTGATGCACCGTCTTTTAGCTACTCAAAACCATCACATTCAAGTAGCTTTCAAAAGGGTTCACAATCTTCTAATGGTCAATATAGTCCTGCGCGTACAACTCCTTTTTATGAGCATACGACGTCTCAGAACACATCTCCACCTGTTCCAACTTCTACGTACGACAATCAG GTATGCCCCATTTGCCTCACTAACCCAAAGGACATGGCGTTTGGCTGCGGCCATCAG ACATGTTGTGAGTGTGGAGAAACTCTTCAGTTGTGCCCGATTTGTCGAAAATCAATTGAAACTAGAATAAAGCTCTACTGA